One window from the genome of Osmerus eperlanus chromosome 1, fOsmEpe2.1, whole genome shotgun sequence encodes:
- the slc32a1 gene encoding vesicular inhibitory amino acid transporter: protein MATLIKSKISNKLSNAATTVSNKSQAKVSGMFARMGFQAATNEEAVGFAACDDLDYDHRQGMQMDIMTNDEMGEGSGEMGLDGVDGDTRYQRDGTGPPPSASKDGDLCKELADDRPKITVWEAGWNVTNAIQGMFVLGLPYAILHGGYLGLFLIIFAAVVCCYTGKILIACLYEENEDGQLVRVRDSYVDIANACCAPRFPALGGHIVNVAQIIELVMTCILYVVVSGNLMYNSFPNMPISQKSWAIMATAALLPCAFLKNLKAVSKFSLLCTMAHFVINILVIAYCLSRARDWAWDKVKFYIDVKKFPISIGIIVFSYTSQIFLPSLEGNMNKPSEFHCMMNWTHISACILKGLFALVAYLTWADATKEVITDNLPSTIRAVVNIFLVAKALLSYPLPFFAAVEVLEKSFFQDGGRAVFPDCYGGDGRLKSWGLSLRCGLVVFTLLMAIYVPHFALLMGLTGSLTGAGLCFLLPSLFHLRLLWRKLLWHHVFFDVAIFVIGGICSISGFIHSMEGLIEAYKYNIHD from the exons CGAACAAATCTCAGGCGAAGGTGAGCGGGATGTTCGCGAGGATGGGCTTCCAGGCCGCTACCAACGAAGAGGCGGTGGGCTTCGCCGCGTGCGATGATCTGGACTACGATCACCGGCAAGGGATGCAAATGGACATCATGACCAATGATGAGATGGGTGAGGGGAGCGGGGAGATGGGTTTAGATGGAGTGGATGGGGACACCCGATACCAGAGAGATGGCACTGGACCCCCACCTTCAGCATCTAAAGATGGTGATCTTTGTAAGGAGTTAGCAGACGATAGACCAAAAATCACCGTTTGGGAGGCAGGATGGAACGTCACAAATGCAATCCAg GGGATGTTTGTTCTCGGTTTACCGTACGCTATTCTGCACGGGGGGTACCTTGGACTGTTTCTCATCATTTTCGCCGCTGTGGTGTGTTGTTACACCGGGAAAATCCTCATCGCTTGCCTGTACGAGGAAAACGAAGACGGCCAGCTCGTGCGCGTGAGAGACTCATACGTGGACATTGCCAACGCCTGTTGTGCGCCAAGATTTCCAGCACTAGGCGGTCATATTGTGAATGTAGCCCAAATCATAGAGCTCGTGATGACCTGTATCCTTTACGTTGTTGTTAGTGGTAACCTCATGTACAACAGCTTCCCAAACATGCCGATCTCACAGAAGTCTTGGGCCATCATGGCCACCGCTGCCCTGCTACCCTGCGCCTTCCTCAAGAACCTGAAAGCAGTGTCTAAATTCAGCTTGCTCTGCACAATGGCCCATTTTGTCATTAACATCCTCGTAATAGCCTACTGCCTTTCTAGAGCAAGAGATTGGGCTTGGGACAAAGTCAAGTTTTACATCGACGTCAAGAAGTTCCCCATTTCTATCGGTATCATCGTGTTCAGCTACACGTCTCAGATCTTCTTGCCCTCTCTGGAGGGAAACATGAATAAACCCAGCGAGTTCCACTGCATGATGAACTGGACCCACATCTCCGCGTGCATCCTCAAAGGCCTGTTCGCTCTCGTGGCTTACCTGACCTGGGCAGACGCAACCAAGGAGGTCATCACTGACAACCTACCGTCCACCATCCGAGCTGTCGTAAATATTTTCTTAGTGGCCAAAGCTTTGCTGTCATACCCTTTGCCATTCTTTGCTGCAGTCGAGGTGCTGGAGAAGTCTTTTTTCCAGGATGGTGGACGCGCGGTTTTCCCCGATTGCTACGGCGGCGATGGACGCCTGAAATCATGGGGCCTCAGCTTGCGCTGTGGCCTCGTGGTTTTCACTCTGCTGATGGCGATTTATGTGCCGCATTTTGCCCTTCTCATGGGTCTCACGGGCAGCCTGACGGGCGCGGGGCTGTgtttcctcctccccagcctcttccACCTCCGGCTCTTATGGAGAAAGCTGCTTTGGCACCACGTGTTCTTTGATGTCGCCATATTTGTAATAGGAGGAATATGCAGCATATCCGGTTTCATTCATTCCATGGAGGGGCTTATAGAGGCCTATAAGTATAACATACATGATTAG